Genomic segment of Scyliorhinus torazame isolate Kashiwa2021f chromosome 7, sScyTor2.1, whole genome shotgun sequence:
gttttgcaaatctgttctaatttcatcataatgctcaagtttggattttgcatcttgcaaatctgtttcaagtttggattttgcatcttgcaattctgttttaatttcatcataatgctcaagtttggattttgcatcttgcaaatctgtttcaagtttggattttgcatcttgtaattctgttttaatttcatcataatgctcaagtttggattttgcaacttgcaaatctgttttaatttcatcagaatgctcaagtttggattttgcatcttgcaaatctgttttaatttcatcataatgctcaagtttggattttgcaacttgcaaatctgtttcaatttcatcagaatgctcaagtttggattttgcatcttgcaaatctgtttcaagtttggattttgcatcttgcaattcttcaacaactgcaattagttgccttttagtagaccgatactcatcatcacttcgttcagtatttaattgcagctgttggtattttgactccattttaaaaacttgattttggaattctgactccactttaaaaacttgattttgaaattctgcgatttgaacatttaactgctggagttcagaggttttattttgcaaatctgttctaatttcatcataatgctcaagtttggattttgcatcttgcaaatcttcaagaactgcacttagttggtctttagtggattgaagctgatgatcacttttatttttaacaatgatctcttgctgactgtgtatctgtcccgtaattaccagggaccattttacacgttctgcaccgtgtaatcgtgtgcattttccccatgctctcttgatattattgaaggaccactgtcctctggggatatcatactttgattcaattttttttgaggtttcacataggttaaaatgtctacgagtgaaagatctacaatcccccaacatatcttcaacagaaacatctggtactccagcaccccccttggatgtagtggggagtaattttctgtctgctaaaggctctgaatctacactttgaattggatcagccataacttttcttgatcgctgactgccgttttattttagttactgcagtgactcatcttccagtcacgtctatgatagtctgaccgactggcacttgatttatttaacacagtctataaaaaatgttcttttcaagggtcgaagtactgactgatgcggctttaagacttttaatgggtgaaaaagatatttcttaccccagtctagccgtgggttccggctgtcttctgggcctcctccgattatctccgaagcttcccgaaggttcccgacctcctccgattatcttcgaagctttccgtcgtcacctgggcctccgaaggtcgttcagtactcccccctcctggctggctcgccaattataGGAAACTTTAaaagaatctttaatttatagggatcttaacctgtcgaaccacgccaagtttgggggaaacttagttgatgaatcaagtcctggcgcaatacgacaagttgtaagatttgtaatatttgtagactgtgttaagttgttcgattccttgtattattcgactgtgtatagttgaaggaatttatatcatctctgctattcggttatcagtagcactttgcgaatactggaactcagcagaaatttgcagtataaactcctcaggtgccaaaaagaattgttttatttgtagtcgcttgattacaatttgaaagtcatttaaaaggcaattcgtagacaattcgaagctttcagagaattacagacattatctttctttgcttaggcagacagctcgaaagtaacttttaaaaggtcaaagtctggcaatgaaacatgaaaagagagagaaagctaatcttcagctaaactcaaagtcaaaagtggactaacatcactgacacagactgttaggctgacagaacccccaaagacaattacctaaaaactaaacactaaaacaaaactggagactagaatcaaaggcaaaaactgacaaaactaacagaaagacaacacagcacaacacaccttcaaagacaataaaaaccaAAATGGCGGGAAGAAACTTTTTATGCTTaagcagctatcttttacctatactagttgtattcgaaatacctggcttctacactaaGTCAGCATAACTTCCACATGTTGCAGCAGCAGCCATCATCCAATTAATATTTTGTATGAGCTAAGATATTTAACTGTGAGGAGGGAGGATGGGTCATCCAGTCAAGTCCAAACTTACTTTTAGCTGATGTCCATATATGTACATTTTCAGGAGAAGATTTCTGTCTTGTGAGGCAATTCGTAGCATCTCTAGAGCAATACTGGACAATACTATATGCATCTAATTACAGTCTATCAAGAACCCACGCATTGTTGCAATTATATGAAAATATAACTACATTAAACAACATAATACATTGACATTGTAACATTGCAGCCTGAAAACCGGACACAAACATGTACCGATAATATTTAATCTTCGCTGCATAGTTTGAGTTGGTCCTCTAGGAGTGCGGAGAAAATAAATCATTGCGTTGTCTTGCAAATGTCTGGGAACAGATTGTCTGGCCTCAACTTGGGGATAATGAGTAGCATCACAGAGTTGAGGTCAAAAATAAATGATAACTAGAACAAAATATAAAATGTAGACTTCTAACTGATGCAACGTCCATTTATTGTAATCTTTCAAACTTACAAAATGGTTATTTGGAAAGTGGTGCCTTTTagaaaaatttaatttaaaatgtacTTTACGAATTGGAAGCAAACTCCATATATCATTGGAACCATCACACTTTCTGTTACAATAACATTTTAAATGCTACTGGCAGGCCAGAACTATCATTTTGATTAGAACAATTCAGTGGTGATACATATGACATTAATTACTGAATTAAGCCGCAACCTCATTTATGTTTTGTATTGGATAAGAGATCCCCAAAAAGGACACATACTTCTGAATGATGTGCATAGTGACTGTTTAAATAAATGACAGATCCTTGAGCAGCCTAAAAAGTAATTTTCGATACATTAAAGGAAGATTTATAGCACCTTTAGAACTACCAGACAATACTGTATGCATTTATTTACAGACTACCAGAACCCCAGCATAGTTTGTTACAATTATATGAAAGGATAACTACATTAAACACTATAATGCATTGAAGTTGTAACATTGCAGTCTGAAAACCGGACATAACTTATATGACAATATTTAATTTTCTAATCTTCTCTGTATAGTTTGAGGTTGTTCCTCTGGAAGGGAGGAGACATGAATCATTAGTCGAGTAATCTTGAAAATGGCTGGAAACAGATTACTTGGGATCAACTTGACCATAATAAGTAGCATCACAGAGCTGGGGTCAAAAATGAATTATAACCAGAACAAAATGTAAAGCATAGTCTTCTATctgatgcattaaaaaaaaaatccaattaaggggcaatttagcatggccaatccacctaacctgcacatctttgggctgtggggtgagacccacgccgacacaaggagaatgtgcaaactccacacagacagtgacccagggccaggatcgaacacgggtcctcagcgccatgctaTCTGATGCAACTTATGATGGAAGACCACCATACATCATTTTCATTACAGGTATTCTATGTTAATATAAAAATTAATTCATTGAAAATGCTGTTAGGGATTCAAAAATAACTTTTACCCAGCCACTTCACTATTGTCTCATATCTTTAACATACATTTAGCAACATTCTAAAAAAAAGCAAGTAAATTACCACAATGTTCATTCAATTAGTGTCTCAAAGATAGGTAAACATATATAAGATGCATCAGTTCATTTGGGAGACTTTAATTAAAAGAACCCCAAATGGATTTTGCCAACTAGCTGTAAAGATTGCATGGGATGAGGAAGTGCAAGAAAAAAATCTAAACTTTTCCACACATTGGGTTATTTCATTGGTTTTTATTAGTTTTTTAACATGTTAAGCATAGAAGTGTCCATGGAAAATGGGTTTTAAATACACAAATAAAATAAAACCGACTTCACATATTTAGTGCGCAGATACATTGTTTCCTATCACTGTATGGTCCAAACACCATTATTGATAAGTTGGTCCCTTGGTGCAATTCAGGGAGTAGTCCCCATCTTGGGAGTGGGCTGGATGCTACAACAGAGTCCCACCGGCAAGTCAGTGAGCAGTAAGGGTTTGAAACAAAAACCAGTcaacttaaaaaaaataaaggttGCATCCCCTCCATTTCACATTCATGAAGCTGATTCTTGCCTCTTTTCCTCTTCAATTGCTGAAACAAAAAGAAACCAATCTATTAGCAAAGCTTATGCAATCTAATTTCAACTGCCTCAGCAGGATTTCTATAACCATAACCTTCCGAGTAAAATACAATTATACACATGCGTTTGGATACAACCCATTATTTGCTATTATACCAGACATTTAAATATTCTGCAGTATTAACAATTATGTACACTTCACACTATTTCACGCCAAATATTAGCAATTTATAATTATGCTGCACAATAGTATCACCAGGTGTGGTCAGCAGTCTGGGGGCTGTCTCCAGCTTTGACATACTTACTCTCTTTTGTTGGCAGAGGATTTTTCTCTTGGGTTTCTGTCTTCTTCAGTTTTTTCTTATCAAATTGTATGATTTCGCAAAGATTTGGTTTGTCTGACATGGCGTCTGCTGCAAAATAAAATCACAATCAAAGGCTGTACAGGGCAATGCGGCATGTAAAGTCACTTAATGGGAATACAAAGCACGCACTCGGAAATAGTATGAGATATTTATCCTGGAATATTATTTCAAATATGGTCTTTTTTGCAGAAACCGCTTGAACCACGACTTTCACAAATAAAAACGACCATGATATTAATGCTCAACAAAGCACAGCATGAAACTGTACAGAAAACTATCAGCCTTACAGGAAAACATAAATTTTAACATAATGTTTCGCTCATGTCCAATCATTTGGCTCGCAGATTTTTCCTCCCAAAGATTGTACATTAAGATCACGTTAATTCTACATTCCTCTGTTTCGCATTGTTGTCAATGGGAGCCGCCCTACTGAAATACATTCATTCAGTTTCAGATTGTTTGGTGTTATTGTTGAAAGATGAAAAATTGAAGAGGATTAGATGGTTGAATTTCATATAATTCGGAGTTTGAAATGAAACAGTTTAACAAAAGAAAGGCTTCCAATATCCAGAATTTGAAATTAAACAGCTTTATTCCAAGAACCTCAAATTTCCAAAATTTGCAATATTTTCAATTCGCCCCGAAGATTTTCATGCACGCCTTTGTCTAAATAATCTAGCACCTTCACCCGTTACTCATTTTAACATGGGATATGATTGCTCAGCAAAACTGCTAGCATTGCGAACATCAAGAGATCTTAAATCCAAATACCTGCAAATTCAAGAAATGTTTGGATGCTCTGTAGGATCCAAATGTTAAGGAATGGAACGTTTTTTGTTAAAACAAGAGCGTGGGAGTCTTACTTACCCTTATCTTTGTCCCGCTCCACCAAAGATTCAGATACTATTCTCTATCTGCACTGCCTGGGCGTGGATTAAAAAGCGCAGAGCTCCGCGTGATTAGCATAAATATCTGACACAGCAAGGACCGCCTTTCCGGAAATCAACTGTGCAGCAAATGGTATTGCAGTGTTCCTGGAACAGGGTTTGAGCATCAGCAGAAACCTGATGCAAAGCGCAGGTCTGGAGGAGCCATTTCTCAGGATTCAGGACCCAAGTGAAATACCCTATTGAAGATTTGCACTGTGGGTGTACGCGTGAACTGCCCTCTCCCAGG
This window contains:
- the LOC140426968 gene encoding thymosin beta-11-like, which translates into the protein MSDKPNLCEIIQFDKKKLKKTETQEKNPLPTKETIEEEKRQESAS